The Episyrphus balteatus chromosome 3, idEpiBalt1.1, whole genome shotgun sequence genome segment GCGAAACGTTCGGGGTGAGTACAGTAGTGAACTCACTTTATATTTACTTATATATAACGCGGATAATCCGAAAAACCCTAATAATGTCATGTagtttacgaaattcattataattttttaacgtattttgtgttgttttataGGACAACCTTATACAGTGTTTCTGTAtggtgaattaatttttttaaatttaaatacagggtgtcccaccgtcaccgccccaaacgataaccatggattcctgaggtcattttaagtcgaaaaacttaagtggtaattttctcgttttcgtcccttTTCGGAGTAATGACTCTCTCTTTTCCGTTAACTAGCTTTATCTTTGCTAAACTACgtctgatttgaaagattttttttacaaccaatcaagaattgaTTACAGTAGTTTAAGTTTgtaccaaaactttttttttctgcggacaaccgtttctccgcatTTTACatcaaatccaatttttttcgttttttaagttgtgtttttcactttcatatcattttattaaaaaaaaaaaaaaacacgtgaaagagtattaattttgttcagttattattaaagcccagtttattttcttataaaaaataacttttatttcattttaaagactactgaaagtaattcaaaaaaaataaacaaactgagtgaatttaacaacaaaataattttttagagcaaaattaacttaaatgaatttaaacttttttctgaGCTTAATCTATtagttcttttcttaaccataAGCTCAGTTTTTAactcttttaaattaatttagtatttaaaaaatattttttttttaagtcacttagtttgtttattttttttttaaattaagttcagTAGTCTATTCAGTAgctaattaaatatttttctgatattttttacCAGGAAATTAAAACACTAATTAAAACTTAAGTTTGCAACATAATAAAAACATTGTCTATAAACGCGTTGACGAAGTTTGCAACAAATTGCgtgagtcgtttttgagaaatctttaaaaaaaagtctactACACGTTAAGCCTAGTACATACTtgtgaagcaagtcgtgaagtgaattcatacaatttttgtttgtttttagttttcaaatacatctttttttcaaaaaatatatgagaAGAGTAGATTCACGAGTGAAAGAGATTCCCGTACATTTTGCACGTGAACCACTTCACGTCGTGAagcaaaactctccaatttttttttttcaccacgaaAGTTAACAGGAACATTCTCGGGTgaccaaaaacaaaatgtatgggttcacttcacgacttgcttcaccAAGTATGTACCGTACCGATTTCGATttccttttcgatttttttgtggttcaagaatttatttttaaaaatatcttggAATGCATTTTTACTAAGGATTATTGTTAGTATAATTGTGCTAAATTAGAACAAAATCAATAAAGCCGTAAAGGAAATATATGGAAATAATCCAAAAATCCGACGCAAAGTTACAGGGCGAGTAAGGGGTATAGACAGCGATGCCACACTTATCAATTTTACTCGAAAAGAATTTGCCAAAAGcgattatttcttatttttgaaaaaaaaaacgggacgCTAATTTCTTCCAATTATGTAAAACAATGTAGTAGTTgccttgaaaaataataaattgccgTTTCGTGACAAATAAGTAGCCTAAATGTTTCGTTTTGTgtatttgaactttttatatatataatttttcaaacataaactAATAAATCtaaattgaggcataatttttttgaaaaggcatcatttttttttcaagtgctGCATAATTACATTTTGTGCATTGACAAAGCTTGCACTTCGGGAGAACTGTGTCCAATTTTTGCACGGTTAGTCCCCCCTCCACTTCCTCCTGCACTGGGTCATAGCCTAAttagcttctttttttttaccgacttccaaaaaaaagtaggtattcaattttgttacctcataactttggaatgggtgaaccaattttgataattttttttcatttctggccataggaactattagaaaaaaccataaaacccagtttggatccatggaagtcggttttgttttttgataaaaatgagtATTGTAAAACACTTACGGGGACTTTTCTAGGTTACAGATATGTACTGTACATTGGAACATAATATGTAACCGAATTTTTGAGCTgatcagtttttaaaaaagaaatcgtGTCTACCATTCTTTGCCTATCAAAAAGATTTGTACACTTAAAAACTTGTGGTTTTCAACATTAGTCACCCATGATTTAAATCTACGGTAGACGATTAACGTCCCAAACCTTTGCTGCGCTTTAAAGTTTCTACTGAATAGTTGTTAGTGTCTCCAAGTAGATCCAAGGCGAATTCAACTTGATCTAAAATAGCAAAATGGTGTTTAAAACTTTCTTCAAGGAAGAGAACGCAATTTCCAGATAGGCAtgttgaattaataaaaaaaaattttgcgatAAAAGGAAAATTAGAAAGAAGGTTGTTAAAGATTGAAGAATAAGGCATGAAGCTGAAGAAAATTGCAGTAAGTAATATTACACAAGTCAACAacgtttttggtgccgagactaagatatttttttctaaaggtttttggtgtgctgaactcgaatctgaagtcaaaaacatcctatcagctcccgttttttgaactattaccgttagaagataCAAACAtaactacttttgaggttatgctattatgtgaagaaattttttttaaatacaatttattacggtttctgtaagaactgttttccttctttcaagaattttttaaatcgtttcgatatcttttttattgttggagatatcgtcagttttatggcttattgtaatgtatcacgttttcatctccttttttgataaattaagccaaacattcttacttcattttaagatatttcgcgcaataaaaaagatattgcaaagatttaaacgggtcttaaaagaacgaaaatagttcttatagaaatcgttatgatttatatttaaaaaaaatttcttcaaattaaggcatagcaccaaaagtagtaaaaaaacatttttttgcattttctaacaaaaatatttcaaaaacgtgaactgctaggatatttttgactttggatttgagttcagcacaccggaaaccttcagaaaagtatatttggtTCATGTGTGGAAAATCTTGTTAACTTCAAAATAAGtcaaaacacgattttttttaactttcaaacggtaatatttcaaaaacgggagctgataggatatttctgattcgagttcagcacatcaaaaacctatagaaaagtatatttaagtgcccgcaccaaaaaaaaattaaattttgtagataattatcTATGTACTAAaacataggtacatacataaataCCTCATTTAAATGAATGACATTACAGCACCTAATTGTTTCAGAATTGTGTTTTTATACGATTATGACAATAATTTGCCAGATCTGAAAGTTGTCACTTGGGTATCTAAATTGATTTTAGTAGTTTTCGGtaagttcaaaataaattgtaaaattttgcaAATGCTTTATTAACTTTCATATGACCAGGGTTGCCACAGTTTTATTATATagtttcaaaaactaaattggaatttttgcttaaaattaaaCTCGATTGTGGGATTATTGTCGTAGATAAACAATAAAGATTCAAGACACAACTGAACCTAAGGCTATATAACAACAATCAATAACCATGTTCAAAATTAccattatatacatattttactggttttgacaaaacaaaacattaaagtATTAATTGGGTTTAAGTTTAGCGAGTTTATTCAAAGATTaccattcaaattaaaatttgaattcaaaattatctttcaatcaaaatttttaaacaaaaggtAACTAGTTTTCTAATTGATTTGGTTCTTGCTGTGAAACCATTTATAAGACTAATGATAAACAATTTTACAATcggaataaaattaaagttatatTTCTGCACCTGCTGTTCTCTATGTTAATTTTGTTCAAGTTTTGCAGATTATCTGTGTTTATAGTAATAGTAAACTAGTCCAAATTGTACTTACTGCCAGGAAATCTTGGTGGAAATATTCTCCCATGTCGACTTAACAGCCATGGATAAAGTGGATAACTATCTCTGACCATTCCTCCACCAAATTGCGGATGTGATGCTGGATGAAACATTATCCCAGGTCCAGCCTGTCCATGCTGATGGGCTAAAGCTGCAGCCATTTGAAATTGGGCGGCTAGAAAATGAGGATTCGGTGCTCCATGATGAGGTAATCGTAATAAGCCCGCTTCTTGATTATTGATATATCCCGGTGGAAGCGGCGCCGGATGATGTGGTGGCTGTGAATTGGGTTTGTTCAAATCACTCGGTGGCTGCAGGGGAAACGGTCTTATCAGTCCAGCTGGCAGACCGGGCACTACAATGGGCCTGCCATTCAAAGTGACCGGTGGTGTCGTGTGCGAAGATGATGGCGGTGGTGTTGCTGATAACGGTGATGAGGAATTGACATTTCGCCTGTCAGAATCTCCGCCATCGATTGGTCGGAAATCCTCACTGTTTCTTAATTCTAATGGCTGCTGATGCTGAGAAGAAGGTTGTTTTTGTTGGTGATATTGTATTTGGCAATTACTTCCGCTACTATTCGAGCTCAATGGCCGCTCCGGTGGGCTGTCACAACGAACTGACGATGACGACGGCGAGGCTGGTGGTGCGTCACCAACTATCGAGTCGATGCTAAAAgcgatttttggttttgttgacGACCCGCCGAAATTGTTGTTGCCGCTGACAAAAGGATTTGTTACCGTTGCCATTGGCACTATGACACGCTGTTGACCGCAAGTGACCATTTATAGAGGACAATagttttttgacagtttatcAACCGATATGACAGTTCAAAGAAATAATATTTGGCAGTGAACTTTTTGAATAAAGTTCGATTCTAAGGacaaatttctgtttttttttttcaaaataacttgCACTATTTTATTAACTACTTGCACTTGTGGTTGCCATTTGACAGATGtcaaaatgttattaaaactCGACGCCAAACGAAACGACGACACAATAGCGGCGGcaattttcactataaaatctCACCGTGTCAACGAGAAGAGAATCAAAACACCAGAATAGCTGTAATATGTGCACAACTAACGAGTGTTAAGCACACAATGAAAACCTATTGGCATTCGATTGTGAATTGCTATCGCGTGCGTGTGtatacgataaaaaaaaaaaacctatacaaCATTGACAAAAATATATTCCCGCATCGTGATTGTATTTGTGTGCAATCACACAGAACCGAAAAAAGCAATAATTCCCAACCAGACAGCTGGGCGCAGTGTATAGACACCAAGTCACACAGAGAGTCAGAGGAGTATAAGTTACATGCTCATTTGAGTCAGTTCAGGccaaagagaacaaaaacaagaaacgtGAAATCGTATCGTGAAAACCTGATTTCCAACACAGCTTTACACTACTCTTtttctgtattatttttatgtccCACCACCATACCATGTCAATGGGGAGGAACTGACATAAAACTTGCTACGAAAAGGCGGATCCCAGCCGCCATCGAATTGTTTGCTTCAGCACGCTCTCTCTCTGGGCTCTTGCATTGTGTTTCCCCCCTGGAAAGTTGTGTGCTGCAAAAGCAAAACGATTCAAAAAGGCAATAATATCAACGTGTTTGGTGCAATTGGGCAATTAAAGTCGCACTGCACACCTCTGGGCTTAAATAAACAACCTGTATGCTCTGCTGTGTGTGGAATGGCATTTTGTTGTTTACATTTGCAAGCCGTTTAATGTTACCagagaagaaaataattttgtacaaaattaaaaagggaAGCCAATATGTACGTTGGTAATTAATGGAGTTGAACTCTTATTTAATTATTACCTGTAAGTTTGTTAATACAAAATGAGTATTTGCTAATGATTAGGCTTTTGGAAATATCGAGTAAGCCCTCAAATCGGAATGGTTTATGTTGTATGGGGACTAAAGAATAAGAAAGTGTTTGGATTAGAGTAAATCTTTGGGGTAGCTGCCGATTATTGGACTTCTGGAAGcacttttttgaacatttgcacTATTTTGAACATAACAAGTATTTCCCTACGTTCAATTGGATTCAACTATTGACTTTTGAAGTCGAATTTCAAAACAGGCCCCTGGTGTATACATTTCCCTTAGGATTGCTTGCAAGCTGATAAATTCTGCACTAAACCGAGAAATAAACTCCTGCACCTCCATAACTAATTTTTCCCAACTtcaatttgatattttgttttgcgaaacgcattattttggACTATCTACGGgtcaaaacaaaatatcaaattgaatttattcaataaagtccacaaaacaaaaacaaattcttgtttacgttttcttctttttctaaattttcccaatttttattaactttcAGTAGAACATCCGTGGGCCGTGGCGTCCAGAATCTTGATCCTGGTCTTAACACATATCCTCCAATTTCCTGATCCtgaagtctctttataagggtgaaaatattttttttcggaattgtgaatacaatattcgaattcctcggaatattctacatcaatttcatacttgattctctataaaatattgtgaccgaaaaaagttctagcgacatgaaaaagtataaaccaaattcgcacccgtgtgcctatcacgcctacagagggttaagagCGAGTCATTAATTTATTGTCGTACTAGTGGCAACTTGAGCAACACTCAGAGTCCACCGAAATTACCGTTAAgatagatatagtttttttttttttttttattgttgagaaAGGATGGTGTGAACTATAAGTGTGAAGTTTAATACCATAGTTTTAACAGCGTTTACTATGCCACGTCGCGACGTGGAGCAGAATAGGTCGATTTGtgatattaattatttctactaacaataagacattttttgtcacttactttggttttgtaactaaagttaacagacttcttgaattttatgaacttttttccattaaaatttttatttttctccaggaaattaagtaagggcacaaaatattaatacatttgaaaaaacctataattttgaattatgttttttttgtttaaaaagtgaacTTCTTCAGTTtaacctaagaaaaaaattgtacggGAAGGGGGCTTTATCACCCCTCGTTCCGGTGGCAGGGgctattttctgaaaatttgaccttaaatacaaaaaaaaatacataaaatcaagaaaaagacaTAGAATACTGTGCAATAGCACATTTTCCATTCTTTCAAATGCTTTTTGATTAAAGTAGTTttcgtgaatactttttgtgaaatataatttcaaagtcaaaactttgaaaaaaattgtcaaatttgatgttcaagttattttttgaacttttttgctTTGTAAGAtgggactttttttaaaaaaccttatagccgcatcaattttaaaaaatttaaaaaatattttaataaaaaaaaataaaaaaaagcactaaatttatataacaaatcaccctgtttcacgaaacttcttataataaaataaaaaaaaaaacaacttttaaaaagaaacaaaaacattgtttataagtAATCAGTGCtaattgtcaaaaaagaatggttttacaatttattttaataaaaacaaaaaagcacgttcttaaaaaaaccgttttttgaagttaaaaatttcattaaaaatattttaggcaaatatttaAGCAAAAGTGTTTATATGGCCTTATATAGAAATTGCTTATCATGCTTTCTCCATTTTTAGacttgctaaatatttgcctaaacagaagattttgagaaaaaactttaagatgcgtttaaaaaaattcattattttctcattcaatttttaaatataagaaattttttaattttttttttttgaagaagaataGTAATTTACTTACTTTTATCTATgcgagaaatttgtattttatttttttctcaaataatattgagtttaaacaaaaaaaaaaaacaaaaaaacaccttttttattACATTGCACATTTCTGGTGCACTTGAGAACAAATACTTTTACATACATAACTAAGAACCTTGTATCAGAAGAGGAGGAGGTCCATATGCTAATAGGCAGAtccaaacattaaaaaatcgcAGTAATTATTTATATTCTTTACTTAACCTATAACTTGATTAAAAtcaaatgcacgactgggtcgcacgaacttgctcttatggtaaaagttactctaatgttaaagtttttgattgaacaaaataagggaaaatttaaaatttgatattttaacggaatttcgttagtggtgcaaaaataaataaaatctgtttttataaattacactggtcaacaaaattgaacttttttttgccacaaaaaccaagatatacttttctagtattttttggggtgctgaatccgaatctaaagtcagaaaaatttgattggcctccgtttttgagatattgccgttataaaatgcttaaaaacgtcattttggctgttttcgatcttctgttttttttgtggggtaattcattataaacaaatttgtatagatgattataagaacagatattcttctttcaaaaactgtttaaattttcccgatatctcttttattgctcgagatattttaaaaaatcagttagtaagccaaagagacactaattttattctaaagtttaagtccctgggcataaaatttttgccacaagaaccaaaatatacttttctagaggtttttgggttgttaaacttgaatccgcaatcagaaaaattctattggcctctgttcttgaaatataaccgttataataaaaaccattttttgcattttataacgataatatttcaagaacggaggccaatagaatttttctgattgcggattcgagttcagcaacccaaaaacctctagaaaagtatattttggttcttgtggcaaaaaaagtttaatttggttggccagtgccgcttctgagtcaaagaccggtacttagttttttaatatctcgggcagtaaaagagatatcggaaagatttaaacattttttgaaagaataaaaccagttcttatagacaccgttataatttttttcaaaatgaattgccccacataaaaacataaactcgaaaacagccaaaatggcgtttttcggcattttctaacggtaatatttcaaaaacggaggccaataaatattttctgacttcagattcgagttaagcacatcaaaaacatatagaaaagtaaaaaagttcttgtggcaaaaaccttgttgaccagtgttattaaataccgttttaaatgatcttttacaaaaaaataagtatgccattttatttctagtataaaaatgaatttttagaaaaaaattttcgaaaatcgttagagccggtttttaaaaaaataattttttatataggtatacaaattttctaacattttttcaaaaaaaagttgatatgcgattttgaataaataattaatttacacatcaaaacaaaatatcaacatttttcaccaactcgtttccaaaaaattgatttttcaaacaaaaattttgaaatattttttaaaaatccaaaaatgtggtttttggaaaattttaaatttttttaaataacgattgtttaaacgtttctgtattaaaaatttggtagaaatctgttttgtcgtttataagaaattcataaatccaaaaaaccgttctacggcaggtaccgttaataacggtaaaaaaaatatttttttattatcaaaggaggctcttatctgtaacagtaagcagaaaaattttaatcaaaatcgttagagccgtttttgaaataaatcaacttttctgtttccgttatatgacaggtaccgttagttttggtcctaaaaaaaaacttcaatttgtcctctagggaatcacccaaaactattaactaacaagtttaaagaaaatcacttcagtagtttaggctgtagctcgaggttcttgcagacagacagacagacagaattgccggacccacttttttggcattctccatcatcgtaatgtcatgtaaaattgttatctcgagttcgattttttttacgaatcctaaacttgccctattacctatatcgcaagtaaaaaattggtcATATTAGGGACCACGTGCAGTCGAACAACTAACGGAGGCCCTAGACCGTTGCAAAGTAGATATAACTGCCATCCAAAAAGCGATGGGAAAGGAAGAGTAACAGAATTTTATACTGTTGTCACGGAGATGCAGAGATGACGGTTTACAAAGCAGAAGCATATGAGGCTCATGCCGAAGGAAGaccttttatttttcaagaaagTTGGAGGAATCATACAATGGTAATGGACTTTGCTGTCTtacttaaaaatatgtatacagAATTATGTATGCATATCAAAATTTAGCGAAACATGTTCTGCAACTCGCAAATTATTCAGTTGACAGATATTCACTTTTCTTCGTGCAACTGAGAAGCAACAAATTAACGTTGAAGTATTTATATTAGATTGGATTCCTCAAGGCTGAAATCTTGGATTATTGCTGTACAGAATTCTGACTTTTGACAGACCGAATAGGTACAATTTTAACGACCTGCAAACAGCATTCAAAGGCTTTACTGACATTGTATCGCTTGCAATACAACTAAACTgttaatacctacatatttacaaaCAGCTCCTTAAACCAGCAATAAAGAATCAACTATTgctttccaattaaaaaaaaaaatcgctatcATGGTGCTCCAATTTACGGTTTTTTcccctttccattttttttggtttctcatCAAATTAAGCTCCGCTTCTCTTTCCAATTTTAGTAGCACAGATAACTAAGTGGCTTTCAGTCTTAGTGCCGTGCCTCGTATTCTTCCAACTTCCTGGAGTCCTTCTTTTTCTATAATCGGGTTGTCCGTGCGATGAATGATCCATCCCGATCGTTATTAAGTGCTGGTCTTCGCTAAATCTGGCTATATTCTTCCTTCTTAGCGAtttttctcatgattttttcgtagccccacgttgggcgccaatttaaataaaaatcaaaatttgcaTCCACTAAGAACACCCCTACAGCTGCCATCAGCCTCTCTCACTGTTGAAAACAAGGGTATAATAAAATGCAACGGAAAGTGAAATCaggccaaaattttaaatttcttaaaaattgttccaagtttgatttaaagatgtttcgaGTTCCATTTTTCCCTCAATGTTAATGATCGAAAATATGCGTTAGTGCTTGTCAATACTTTTATAAACTGGTTGAATTCTTCTCTAATAAATACAACATTCTTCTattttctttgttgtttttcttttgatttttctattgatcccacgttgggcgccaattgtGAAAGTAGTTCCATAGTCTTGTTAATCGTTtgaattactttattttttgtacttaaaatagttaaaatattGCTAAAACTAATATTTCAGTTTACAATACCCATTTAAACCCATAAAAAGCTTGAATAACGAAGTGCCAAACAGAAATTTTTCAATCTCCATACACCATTTGAACAGGGAACAAACTATACCCGTGAGgaatacctatacaaaataaattcaattaaaaattgaaagcttAAAGCAATTTAAATACAAAGCATCTGGCAATAccgttaaaaaaatcattttacgtCTGATTTCAGTGCCAATGATCGTTTTATTTATCAACAAATGACACCTCTTAAATCTGCCATTCcagagcagcagcagcagcaagaaGTTCATCCAAATCGAACGAACAATATCCAATATAaacacaaaaacacacacacacatctaAACACAGAGCGCACACTTTTCCAATTAAACATGCATCTTTACCGTTGATATTCATCTTTGTCAGACATTTCGCGCACCTTCTTCCATTGGTTGTTGCCCATCTAGCTTTGTTGTTAACATTTAGGGTGTTCAAACCACGCCTCGTGTGGAAACTGTTATATATACTCATACttttataataaacaaataaaaagagatagaaatataaaattgaGAAGTGTGTCTATGTGTTAGTTGGTTTgctaaaattttcacaaatcaTTTTGGTAAAttgtcattttcatgccaactagcggtttgtttttcttctttctatGGGAATTCTGTGAACGTGTGTGCGAGATGTGAGAATGAGTGCGAGGAGAGTGACAATTATAACATTTTAGGAAGGAATATCGAAAGAAATGGCTCACTAACCGGTCTCGTTAGTATTTTATTAATTCCACTTTGCCAAAGCCCTAATTCATTTCTTGCTGATTTCCCCTACCATTTGCTTCTATAAGACCACATTTGTGCACCGATTGCGTTCCGGGAGAGTAAACTCAATTCAGGCAATGGGGTGTCAATTAGTAGATAAACCCGTTGATTGTGAACGCGCGTCGCGATGCCGTTCGGTTTTTCAGTCGAGTGTAAGAGTGTGGGTGAGAAGGCATAGAGAATAGTGAAGAGTTGTTAATTTCCAAGATGGAGTCTCATAGcaatttgtgttgtttttttatttgaatttttatttcgacCAGTTGTAAGTTGTTTGTTCATTTTTATACCAATTGATGTAGCAGAAGGGGAAACAGCCGCAGCTCGTGTAGATGTGTAAGATTGATATTAAAATGGTGGTGTGTTGTGTTGAAGAGGATGGAGAAGTGGAATTGATGtcgttttgtgtttttgggatttttttacTGCCTTCTCTACCCGGGAACGCTTCCCTATATTGTTGACACAACTAATTGGAATTATTTGCTCAACAAATGAGCGTCTGGCTGTTATTCGGGTCCAATTAAAGTGGAATCGCTGTGTGAATGGATGTGGGGCGTTGTGTGTTTGTTAAGTAATATCTATAAAAGGGTGATATTCTATGTCGATGGTAGAGGTGGGGAAGGTATATTTACTCGGGGATTTGTCACATTTAAGGGTTAAATTGGACAATGTTGAAAGAATTGTGGGGTTTGAAATTATTTTCGTTGTTGTGTTTGTGGGGGAATGAAatcgtttattttttgttagaatAATGAAAAGGTAGATTAGATAGTTAGATACCTTAGTCCTTACTTAGCTATGTGTAAATTGATCTCATGAATAAAATTGTCAGGGTTTACATTTGACGATTTTCCAATGACGATTTTCTGCTGTTGTTccgtaggtaggtaggtacttggataaaaaatttgttgtttaagtCTTCCGAATTCGAAAGCGAAGTTAAAAATGCTATAATAAAAATGCTTCCTGCACATTGACAAATGACAATATTGAAAGCTTTTCTGGACAATtgacaagaatttcaaaaatattttaactctCATTCAAACAGTTGATAATCAAATCCAAGCAATTGATTAATGCAGAAGTAACGAGCAGATATCGAATTACATCaagtaatatttatttacaCCAAAATGCACTTGgatataaac includes the following:
- the LOC129917164 gene encoding homeotic protein empty spiracles, which produces MVTCGQQRVIVPMATVTNPFVSGNNNFGGSSTKPKIAFSIDSIVGDAPPASPSSSSVRCDSPPERPLSSNSSGSNCQIQYHQQKQPSSQHQQPLELRNSEDFRPIDGGDSDRRNVNSSSPLSATPPPSSSHTTPPVTLNGRPIVVPGLPAGLIRPFPLQPPSDLNKPNSQPPHHPAPLPPGYINNQEAGLLRLPHHGAPNPHFLAAQFQMAAALAHQHGQAGPGIMFHPASHPQFGGGMVRDSYPLYPWLLSRHGRIFPPRFPGNFLLQPFRKPKRIRTAFSPTQLLKLEHAFEGNHYVVGAERKQLAQGLSLTETQVKVWFQNRRTKHKRMQQEGEGKGENDGDQKGSHNDNTQSSFEEEDAEEADEDEDEVIDMDDCSSDVEADDKDFHQQQQQFAQQFQQHQQQQQFLQHSYLLHQHQQQQQQQQQQQQMQLQGQQ